In a genomic window of Streptomyces noursei ATCC 11455:
- a CDS encoding MarR family winged helix-turn-helix transcriptional regulator, protein MHETGAGGTTADGEPMGVDPAFLSLERELAVFLRRARASSGELSREVHPDLEPAAYGLLVRLADAGAQRATDLAAFFGVGKATISRQLHALERLGLVARAPDPADGRAVLVRITDEGRDRFNRVRTARRARYARRLASWDRAEVAELARLLHRLNAEQEGEHEGEPAGEREGQEG, encoded by the coding sequence GTGCACGAGACCGGAGCCGGCGGTACCACGGCGGACGGCGAGCCGATGGGTGTGGACCCCGCATTCCTGTCCCTGGAACGGGAATTGGCGGTGTTTCTGCGCCGCGCCCGCGCCTCCTCCGGCGAGCTCTCCCGCGAGGTCCACCCCGACCTCGAACCGGCCGCCTACGGCCTGCTGGTGCGGCTCGCCGACGCCGGCGCCCAGCGCGCCACCGACCTCGCCGCCTTCTTCGGCGTCGGCAAGGCGACCATAAGCCGCCAACTGCACGCCCTGGAACGGCTCGGGCTGGTCGCCCGCGCACCCGACCCGGCCGACGGCCGCGCGGTCCTGGTGCGGATCACCGACGAGGGCCGGGACCGCTTCAACCGCGTCCGCACCGCCCGCCGCGCCCGCTACGCCCGCCGCCTCGCCTCCTGGGACCGTGCCGAGGTCGCCGAACTCGCCCGTCTCCTGCACCGACTGAACGCGGAGCAGGAGGGCGAGCACGAGGGCGAACCGGCGGGTGAGCGCGAGGGGCAGGAAGGCTAG
- a CDS encoding lysozyme → MPVLRSGSPHRSVRSRATVAGTLLATVSLLVGLPGTAGAAATARAPEPRHPELDWAGSQIARHEGTKGGALPSPSLAATVEGVDVSSHNGNVAWSTLWNSGVKFAYVKATESTSYTNPYFAQQYNGSYNSGMIRGAYHFATPDTSSGAAQANYFVDHGGGWSKDGRTLPGALDMEYNPYGATCYGLSAAGLVNWMKDWFATYKARTGRDAVVYTSTGWWKQCTGNSDAFGSINPLWIPRYGSSAGELPAGWGFHTIWQYTSTGPTVGDHNKFNGAYDRLQALADG, encoded by the coding sequence ATGCCCGTGCTCAGATCCGGCTCCCCCCACCGCTCCGTGCGCTCCCGCGCGACCGTGGCCGGGACCCTCCTCGCGACCGTCTCCCTCCTCGTCGGCCTGCCCGGCACGGCCGGTGCCGCCGCCACCGCGCGCGCACCCGAACCCCGCCACCCCGAATTGGACTGGGCCGGCTCCCAGATCGCCAGGCACGAGGGCACCAAGGGCGGTGCCCTCCCGTCGCCCTCGCTGGCCGCGACCGTCGAGGGCGTGGACGTCAGCAGCCACAACGGCAACGTCGCCTGGTCGACGCTGTGGAACAGCGGCGTGAAGTTCGCCTACGTCAAGGCCACCGAGTCCACCAGCTACACCAATCCCTACTTCGCGCAGCAGTACAACGGCTCCTACAACAGCGGCATGATCCGCGGCGCGTACCACTTCGCCACGCCCGACACCTCCAGCGGCGCCGCCCAGGCCAACTACTTCGTCGACCACGGCGGCGGCTGGTCCAAGGACGGCAGGACACTGCCCGGCGCGCTGGACATGGAGTACAACCCCTACGGCGCCACCTGTTACGGGCTGAGCGCGGCCGGGCTGGTGAACTGGATGAAGGACTGGTTCGCCACCTACAAGGCGCGCACCGGCCGGGACGCGGTCGTCTACACCTCCACCGGCTGGTGGAAGCAGTGCACCGGCAACTCCGACGCCTTCGGCAGCATCAACCCGCTGTGGATCCCCCGCTACGGCTCCTCGGCCGGCGAACTCCCGGCCGGCTGGGGCTTCCACACCATCTGGCAGTACACCTCGACCGGCCCGACGGTCGGTGACCACAACAAGTTCAACGGGGCCTACGACCGGCTCCAGGCGCTGGCCGACGGCTGA